The following proteins are encoded in a genomic region of Dasypus novemcinctus isolate mDasNov1 chromosome 3, mDasNov1.1.hap2, whole genome shotgun sequence:
- the LOC101443207 gene encoding olfactory receptor 4K17-like: MEKFNQSQVSEFILLGLTSSQHIQFLLFPFFSIIYVVTVLGNLLIVVTVFSTPNLNTPMYFLLGNLSIVDMTLASFATPKMIANLIRKRKTISFAGCFTQIFLLHLLGGVEMVLLVSMAYDRYVAICKPLHYMTIMNKKVCIFLVVTSWLLGLLHAGLQIPFVVNLPFCGPNVVDSIFCDLPLVTKLACVDTYYVQVDIVANSGMISLSCFTILLISYSLILITIKNHSSTGQSKARSTLTAHITVVIFFFGPCIIIYIWPYSNHSVDKFLAVFYTIITPILNPVIYTLRNREMKTAMKKLWSVSVGSKQVT, translated from the coding sequence ATGGAGAAATTCAATCAGTCTCAAGTTTCAGAATTTATTTTGCTGGGACTGACCAGCTCACAGCATATacagtttcttctctttccatttttctctatTATCTATGTAGTCACAGTTTTGGGTAATCTTCTCATTGTTGTCACAGTGTTTTCCACTCCAAATTTGAACACCCCTATGTACTTTCTCCTTGGGAACCTCTCTATTGTGGATATGACCCTTGCTTCCTTTGCCACCCCTAAGATGATTGCAAACTTAATTAGAAAACGTAAGACAATTTCCTTTGCTGGATGCTTTACTCAGATCTTTCTCCTTCACTTACTGGGTGGGGTTGAAATGGTACTATTGGTCTCCATGGCATATGACAGGTATGTGGCAATTTGCAAGCCCCTACACTATATGACCATCATGAATAAAAAAGTGTGTATTTTTTTGGTAGTGACTTCATGGCTTTTAGGTCTCCTCCATGCAGGGCTTCAGATTCCCTTTGTTGTGAACTTGCCTTTTTGTGGTCCCAATGTGGTGGATAGCATTTTCTGTGATCTCCCTCTGGTTACTAAGCTTGCCTGTGTAGATACTTATTATGTTCAAGTAGACATAGTTGCCAACAGTGGGATGATCTCCCTGAGCTGTTTCACTATTTTGCTTATCTCCTACAGTCTTATCCTCATTACCATTAAGAACCACTCTTCTACTGGGCAGTCCAAAGCCCGTTCCACCTTGACAGCTCACATTACAGTggtgattttcttctttggtccatGTATCATCATCTATATTTGGCCCTACAGCAACCACTCTGTGGATAAGTTCCTTGCTGTATTTTATACCATCATTACTCCCATCTTGAATCCAGTTATCTACACTCTGCGAAATAGAGAAATGAAGACAGCTATGAAGAAACTCTGGAGTGTCTCTGTTGGTTCCAAACAGgttacatag